One window from the genome of Bacillus sp. (in: firmicutes) encodes:
- a CDS encoding pro-sigmaK processing inhibitor BofA family protein has protein sequence MNPIIIISIISLVIVLLLTASSAGKYVKFVGQACIKVLIGALFLFFLNAFGSYIGLHVPINLLTSSISGFLGIPGVLALACIQLWIL, from the coding sequence TTGAACCCGATAATTATCATTTCGATTATTAGTTTGGTGATTGTTTTGCTTTTAACTGCTAGCTCTGCTGGAAAATACGTAAAATTTGTTGGACAGGCGTGTATTAAAGTATTGATTGGAGCATTATTTCTATTTTTCTTAAACGCTTTTGGCAGTTATATTGGTCTTCACGTCCCAATTAATTTGCTTACATCATCTATTTCAGGTTTTTTAGGAATACCAGGGGTGTTAGCACTCGCTTGTATTCAACTGTGGATTTTATGA
- a CDS encoding YaaL family protein, producing the protein MLFRKKGKLRKQFDHQLLWQLEQAKSEWMRQKNLLQISFDYNEDLLSQTKICEAKYFYLLREAKKRNLRMER; encoded by the coding sequence ATGCTTTTTCGAAAAAAAGGAAAGCTTCGTAAACAATTTGATCATCAATTACTTTGGCAACTAGAACAAGCTAAATCGGAATGGATGCGCCAAAAAAATTTGTTACAAATTAGTTTTGACTATAACGAGGACTTACTAAGTCAAACGAAAATTTGTGAGGCCAAATATTTTTATTTACTACGGGAAGCTAAAAAGCGTAATCTACGAATGGAACGATAG
- the recR gene encoding recombination protein RecR, producing the protein MHYPEPISKLIDSFMKLPGIGPKTAARLAFFVLNMKEDAVLDFAKALVNAKRNLHYCSICGHITDQDPCYICEDQRRDRSIICVVQDPKDVIAMEKMKEYNGLYHVLHGSISPMDGIGPEDINIPDLLKRLQDETVQEVILATNPNIEGEATAMYISRLLKPTGIRITRIAHGLPVGGDLEYADEVTLSKALEGRREL; encoded by the coding sequence ATGCACTATCCAGAACCAATATCTAAGCTGATTGACAGCTTTATGAAATTGCCAGGGATTGGGCCAAAGACGGCCGCTCGTCTGGCATTTTTTGTGCTAAATATGAAAGAAGATGCCGTACTAGACTTTGCGAAAGCACTTGTAAACGCCAAAAGAAATTTACATTATTGCTCTATATGTGGTCATATCACAGATCAAGATCCATGTTATATATGTGAAGACCAACGAAGAGATCGAAGTATTATTTGTGTCGTTCAAGATCCAAAAGATGTCATAGCGATGGAAAAAATGAAAGAATACAATGGGTTGTATCATGTATTACACGGTTCGATTTCACCAATGGATGGTATTGGACCCGAAGATATTAATATTCCTGATTTATTAAAGAGACTTCAAGATGAAACCGTTCAAGAAGTTATCTTAGCCACCAATCCGAATATTGAAGGTGAAGCAACAGCCATGTATATTTCTCGGCTGTTGAAACCAACAGGCATTCGCATCACCCGCATTGCTCATGGCTTACCGGTAGGAGGAGACTTAGAGTATGCGGATGAAGTGACGTTATCAAAAGCTCTAGAAGGAAGAAGAGAACTATAA
- a CDS encoding YbaB/EbfC family nucleoid-associated protein: MRGMGNMQNMMKQMQKMQKKMQQAQEELGEQKVEGTAGGGMVTVVVSGHKEVLEVKINEEVVDPDDIEMLQDLVLAATNDALKKADELTAKTMGQFTKGLNLPGMF, from the coding sequence ATGCGTGGAATGGGTAATATGCAAAATATGATGAAACAAATGCAAAAAATGCAAAAGAAAATGCAACAAGCACAAGAAGAGCTAGGTGAACAAAAAGTAGAAGGTACAGCTGGCGGTGGAATGGTAACAGTCGTTGTTTCCGGTCATAAAGAAGTACTTGAAGTGAAAATTAATGAAGAAGTAGTGGACCCAGACGATATTGAAATGCTACAAGACCTTGTTTTAGCAGCAACAAACGATGCGTTGAAAAAAGCAGACGAGTTAACTGCGAAAACAATGGGTCAGTTTACTAAAGGGTTGAACCTTCCAGGAATGTTCTAG
- the dnaX gene encoding DNA polymerase III subunit gamma/tau, translated as MSYQALYRVWRPQNFKDVVGQEHVTTTLQNALLHEKISHAYLFSGPRGTGKTSAAKILAKAVNCERSPVSEPCNECAACRGITDGSIQDVIEIDAASNNGVEEIRDIRDKVKYAPSSVKYKVYIIDEVHMLSIGAFNALLKTLEEPPKHVIFILATTEPHKIPLTIISRCQRFDFKRITTSAIVNRMKLIADESGIRYDEQALHIIARRAEGGMRDALSLLDQAVSFSGDMLTTDDALTVTGSVAQTYLNQLVRSVFQKDVHSALQSLEELLASGKDPSKLTEDLIFYLRDLLLYQTAPNLEDAYHRVVIDEPFRQLAEEVATDLIYEYIDVLNKAQQEMKFSNQSRIYLEVSLVKLCQIERSRSFADDSEVQQLLQRVKELEREVQQLKQGAPKVVDKNQSTNKRAVRSSSFKVPVGRVEQVLKEATRQDLNLIKSRWGDLLESLNNRQMRSQAALLNEAEPVAASPKAFILKFKYEIHCQMAMENQRFLEALSGILEELVGVPYAVIGVPEKQWGKIREDFIRSQKLDQKEDEKEEDPVVANAVQLVGSDLIEIID; from the coding sequence ATGAGTTATCAAGCTTTGTATCGTGTTTGGCGTCCACAAAACTTTAAAGATGTCGTCGGCCAAGAACATGTCACAACGACGTTGCAAAATGCCCTCCTGCATGAAAAAATATCGCATGCCTATCTATTTTCTGGACCTCGAGGAACAGGGAAAACAAGTGCGGCAAAAATTTTAGCCAAAGCTGTGAACTGTGAGCGCTCTCCAGTTTCCGAACCGTGCAATGAATGTGCGGCTTGTCGTGGAATAACCGACGGATCGATTCAAGATGTCATTGAAATTGATGCCGCTTCAAACAATGGCGTTGAAGAGATTCGTGATATTCGGGATAAAGTAAAATATGCTCCTTCGTCTGTGAAATACAAAGTGTATATTATTGACGAAGTGCATATGCTCTCTATTGGAGCATTTAATGCATTATTAAAAACGTTAGAAGAACCACCGAAACACGTCATTTTTATTTTAGCAACGACAGAACCGCATAAAATCCCGCTTACCATCATTTCTCGTTGTCAACGCTTTGATTTTAAGCGAATTACGACATCTGCGATTGTCAATCGAATGAAATTAATTGCCGATGAAAGTGGAATTCGGTATGATGAGCAAGCGCTTCATATTATTGCCAGAAGAGCAGAAGGTGGTATGCGGGATGCGCTCAGCTTACTTGATCAAGCAGTGTCGTTTAGCGGGGATATGTTGACAACGGACGATGCGTTAACCGTCACGGGCTCTGTTGCTCAAACTTACTTAAATCAATTAGTTCGCAGTGTATTTCAAAAAGATGTTCATAGTGCCCTTCAGTCTCTTGAGGAATTATTAGCAAGCGGAAAAGACCCATCTAAACTGACGGAGGATTTAATTTTTTATCTCCGAGACCTACTCTTGTACCAAACTGCACCTAACTTAGAAGACGCTTATCATCGGGTAGTTATTGATGAGCCGTTTCGTCAGCTGGCTGAAGAAGTAGCGACGGATTTAATTTACGAATATATTGATGTATTAAACAAGGCTCAACAAGAAATGAAATTCTCTAATCAATCACGCATTTATTTGGAAGTTTCTCTAGTCAAGCTTTGCCAAATCGAACGTTCCCGCTCGTTTGCTGATGATTCCGAAGTACAACAGTTATTGCAGCGTGTGAAAGAATTAGAGCGGGAAGTTCAGCAATTGAAGCAAGGAGCACCAAAGGTGGTTGACAAAAATCAGTCAACTAACAAACGCGCTGTCCGAAGTTCTTCATTTAAAGTGCCGGTTGGACGAGTAGAACAAGTCTTAAAAGAAGCGACAAGACAAGACTTAAATTTAATTAAAAGTCGCTGGGGAGATCTTTTAGAATCATTGAATAATCGCCAAATGCGCTCTCAAGCCGCATTATTAAACGAAGCCGAACCGGTGGCTGCTTCTCCAAAAGCGTTTATTTTAAAGTTTAAATATGAGATTCATTGTCAAATGGCAATGGAAAATCAACGGTTTTTAGAGGCGCTTTCTGGAATATTAGAAGAACTAGTAGGAGTACCATATGCCGTCATCGGAGTTCCTGAAAAACAATGGGGAAAAATCAGGGAAGATTTTATTCGTTCGCAAAAATTAGACCAAAAAGAAGACGAGAAGGAAGAAGATCCGGTTGTTGCTAATGCTGTGCAATTAGTAGGATCGGATTTAATTGAAATTATTGATTAA
- a CDS encoding nucleoside deaminase has product MKLAIEEAKKAEKIGEVPIGAVIVWNDQVISTAHNLRETTQDAVTHAEILAIQQACQKLGTWRLEEAELYVTLEPCPMCSGAIILSRIKRVVYGAKDPKAGCAGTLMNLLTDERFNHQAEVVSGVLEEECGLLLTSFFRKLRERKKKERQKKIDDY; this is encoded by the coding sequence ATGAAGCTAGCGATTGAAGAAGCCAAAAAAGCCGAAAAAATAGGTGAAGTCCCTATTGGTGCTGTCATTGTTTGGAATGATCAAGTGATTTCGACTGCCCATAACTTACGTGAAACGACTCAAGATGCTGTAACGCACGCGGAGATTTTAGCGATTCAACAAGCGTGTCAAAAGCTCGGGACATGGAGACTTGAAGAAGCGGAATTGTATGTGACGTTGGAGCCGTGTCCAATGTGTAGCGGTGCTATCATCTTATCACGCATCAAGCGGGTAGTATACGGAGCGAAGGATCCGAAAGCAGGGTGTGCTGGTACCTTAATGAATTTGTTAACAGACGAACGCTTTAACCATCAAGCCGAGGTTGTTTCTGGAGTCCTTGAAGAGGAATGTGGCTTACTGTTGACATCGTTTTTTCGAAAGCTTCGAGAACGAAAAAAGAAAGAACGACAGAAAAAGATAGATGATTATTAA
- a CDS encoding cysteine hydrolase: MKSPSNVALLIIDIINSFRFGHGPILAERTLSIVPRIKALKEVCRKKQIPIIYINDNYNIWRADVQKLIKQCTNDLSSPIINELHPDESDYFLIKPKYSAFFGTSLNPLLSQLNIKQLILTGIAGNICVLFTANDAYMRDYRLFVPADCITSVDPKDNEYALKMMNYVLDARIDPSDQLISLLSHF, encoded by the coding sequence ATGAAGTCACCATCGAATGTTGCCCTTCTTATTATTGATATCATCAATTCGTTTCGTTTCGGGCATGGACCTATTTTAGCTGAACGAACGTTATCGATCGTTCCACGTATTAAAGCGTTAAAAGAAGTTTGTCGTAAAAAGCAAATTCCTATCATATATATTAATGACAACTATAACATATGGCGAGCGGACGTCCAAAAGCTTATTAAACAATGTACCAATGATTTAAGTTCACCGATTATCAACGAGCTTCATCCGGACGAATCCGATTATTTTTTAATAAAACCCAAATATTCCGCTTTTTTCGGTACCAGCTTAAATCCCCTTTTATCTCAATTAAATATAAAACAGCTTATTTTGACCGGTATTGCCGGAAACATTTGTGTGCTGTTTACCGCCAACGATGCATATATGAGAGATTACCGCTTATTTGTCCCTGCTGATTGCATTACATCTGTGGACCCGAAAGATAATGAATATGCTTTAAAAATGATGAACTACGTGTTAGACGCACGGATTGACCCATCGGATCAACTTATTTCACTCCTATCTCATTTTTAA
- a CDS encoding glycoside hydrolase family 18 protein: MQIHVVQPNQTLFGIAQAYSISPSEIQTANQIPNPDNLVVGQTIVIPIVGQFYWVQAGDSLWSIGQKFNIDYQELARINGINPNQPLSIGLRIYIPPSPKSRAEFNAYVEPFGQTVSQALEDSSREAAPYLTYLSPFSFQAKRDGSLSEPPLGNLPAIAEANQNVLVMVITNQEEGQFSDELGRIILNDQQVQEKFLNNIVATAKKYGFRDIHFDFEYLRPEDREAYNQFLRKAKQRFSQEGWLLSTALAPKIRADQKGRWYEGHDYKAHGEIVDFVVIMTYEWGYSGGPPMPVSPIGPVRQVLEYAITEIPPNKILMGQNLYGYDWTLPFKEGDIAKALSPQQAIQLAVKYNTNIQYDYNAQAPYIDYVDENGKQHKVWFEDARSIQAKFNLLKELNLRGMSYWKLGLSFPQNWLLISDQFEVVKR; this comes from the coding sequence TTGCAAATTCATGTTGTTCAACCGAATCAAACATTGTTTGGAATCGCTCAAGCCTATAGCATCTCCCCTTCGGAAATACAAACAGCCAATCAAATTCCAAATCCGGATAACCTCGTCGTTGGGCAAACGATCGTTATTCCGATTGTCGGACAATTTTACTGGGTACAAGCTGGTGATAGTCTTTGGTCCATTGGTCAAAAGTTTAATATTGATTATCAAGAGCTTGCTCGGATTAACGGTATTAATCCAAACCAACCGCTTTCAATTGGATTACGAATCTATATCCCACCTTCTCCAAAGTCAAGAGCAGAATTCAATGCCTATGTCGAACCATTTGGTCAAACGGTCTCTCAAGCATTAGAAGACAGTTCTCGAGAAGCTGCTCCCTATTTAACGTATTTATCTCCATTCAGCTTTCAAGCGAAAAGGGACGGTTCCCTCTCTGAACCACCTTTAGGAAACCTCCCAGCCATCGCCGAAGCCAATCAAAACGTACTAGTTATGGTCATCACGAACCAAGAAGAAGGACAATTTAGTGATGAACTCGGTCGAATTATTTTAAACGATCAACAAGTTCAAGAAAAATTTTTAAACAATATTGTGGCTACCGCGAAAAAATACGGGTTTCGTGATATTCATTTTGATTTTGAATACTTACGCCCTGAAGATCGCGAAGCTTATAATCAATTTTTACGAAAGGCTAAACAACGATTTAGCCAAGAAGGTTGGCTGCTTTCGACTGCTTTAGCTCCTAAAATAAGGGCTGATCAAAAAGGGAGATGGTACGAAGGGCACGATTACAAAGCTCATGGAGAAATTGTCGACTTTGTCGTTATTATGACGTATGAGTGGGGCTATAGTGGCGGGCCACCTATGCCAGTTTCACCCATTGGACCCGTTAGACAAGTACTGGAATACGCGATAACTGAAATACCACCAAACAAAATTTTAATGGGACAAAACTTATACGGATACGATTGGACACTTCCGTTTAAAGAAGGAGACATTGCCAAAGCATTAAGTCCTCAACAAGCAATCCAATTGGCTGTTAAATATAATACAAACATTCAATACGATTATAATGCTCAAGCTCCTTATATTGATTACGTGGACGAAAACGGGAAACAACATAAAGTTTGGTTTGAAGATGCTCGTTCGATTCAAGCGAAATTTAATTTGTTAAAAGAGTTAAATTTACGTGGGATGAGCTACTGGAAGCTTGGCCTTTCGTTCCCACAAAACTGGTTACTTATTTCTGACCAATTTGAAGTCGTTAAACGATAA
- a CDS encoding deoxynucleoside kinase, with protein MGNTPFITVEGPIGVGKTSLAKAISQYFQFHLLKEIVDENPFLDKFYENIDEWSFQTEMFFLCNRYKQLEDIQTNFLQRKEPVVADYHIFKNLIFAKRTLKEAQYEKYVQIYQILTKDMPRPNVVIYLNASLDTLLHRIKMRGRDFEKNISPLYLKQLSIDYEQFMNDFEQNHPDIPVLRFSGDELDFVKNQEDLQLILDQLKNSLQKGVNNYGSSQ; from the coding sequence ATGGGGAATACGCCTTTCATAACGGTCGAGGGCCCGATTGGAGTAGGAAAAACTTCTCTTGCCAAAGCCATTTCACAATACTTTCAGTTCCATCTCTTGAAGGAAATCGTTGACGAAAACCCTTTTTTAGATAAATTTTATGAAAACATCGATGAATGGAGCTTCCAAACAGAGATGTTTTTCCTATGCAATCGTTATAAACAACTAGAAGATATTCAAACAAATTTTTTACAAAGAAAAGAGCCCGTCGTAGCCGATTATCACATATTTAAAAATTTGATTTTTGCCAAACGTACATTAAAAGAGGCTCAATATGAAAAATACGTTCAAATTTATCAAATTTTAACGAAAGACATGCCTCGACCAAACGTGGTTATTTATTTAAATGCTAGCTTAGATACGCTCCTGCATCGAATCAAAATGAGAGGTCGAGATTTTGAAAAAAACATTAGCCCTCTTTATTTAAAACAACTTTCCATTGATTACGAACAATTTATGAATGATTTTGAGCAAAATCATCCAGACATCCCTGTGTTACGCTTCAGCGGCGATGAACTAGATTTTGTGAAAAATCAAGAAGATTTACAGCTTATATTAGACCAATTAAAAAATTCTCTGCAAAAAGGAGTCAATAACTATGGATCTTCGCAATAA
- a CDS encoding deoxynucleoside kinase, with amino-acid sequence MDLRNKYDIPSNAVITIAGTVGVGKSTMTKALAKALGFRTSFEKVDTNPYLDAFYKDFKRWSFHLQIYFLAERFKEQKRIFEYGGGFVQDRSIYEDTGIFARMHYEKGNMSAVDYETYRSLFEAMVMTPYFPHPDLLIYLEGSLDDVIRRIRERGRPMEQQTPIEYWEEMHRRYEDWINTFNACPVLRLNINEYDLFEDEHSIEPIVERISTFLKQTRMLKK; translated from the coding sequence ATGGATCTTCGCAATAAATACGATATTCCGAGTAATGCCGTTATCACCATTGCTGGTACCGTTGGTGTTGGTAAATCCACGATGACGAAAGCATTAGCGAAAGCGCTCGGTTTTAGAACATCATTTGAAAAAGTAGATACGAACCCTTATTTAGATGCATTTTACAAAGACTTTAAACGTTGGAGCTTCCACCTGCAAATCTATTTCTTAGCGGAACGCTTTAAAGAGCAAAAGCGCATTTTCGAATACGGCGGTGGCTTCGTTCAAGACCGGTCCATTTATGAAGATACTGGTATTTTTGCCCGTATGCATTATGAAAAAGGAAATATGTCTGCCGTTGACTATGAAACATATAGAAGTTTATTCGAAGCCATGGTCATGACTCCATATTTCCCTCATCCTGACCTTCTTATATATTTAGAAGGTTCTCTTGACGATGTAATACGTCGAATTCGCGAACGCGGTCGCCCGATGGAACAGCAAACTCCGATTGAATATTGGGAAGAAATGCACCGGCGCTATGAAGATTGGATCAACACGTTTAACGCCTGCCCAGTTCTTCGCTTAAACATTAACGAATACGATTTATTCGAAGACGAACATTCCATTGAACCAATAGTTGAACGGATATCTACGTTCTTAAAACAAACAAGAATGCTAAAAAAATAA
- the serS gene encoding serine--tRNA ligase — translation MLDIKYLRANFEEVKERLKYRGEDLTDFEKFEALDKERRELIVQTEQLKMKRNEVSQQIAQMKREKQDAEHLIVEMREVGAKIKELDEKLRDVEEELEQLLLSIPNIPHESVPVGESEDDNVEVRKWGDIPTFDFEPKAHWDLADELGILDFERAAKVTGSRFVFYKGLGARLERALINFMLDLHIDEHGYQEVLPPYLVNRTSMTGTGQLPKFEEDAFLIEKEDYFLIPTAEVPVTNLHRDEILNGDDLPISYAAYSACFRSEAGSAGRDTRGLIRQHQFNKVELVRFVKPEDSYDELEKLTGHAEKVLQLLGLPYRVMSMCTADLGFTAAKKYDIEVWLPSYNTYREISSCSNFEAFQARRANIRFRREPNGKPEHVHTLNGSGLAIGRTVAAILENYQQADGSVVIPEVLRPYMGGIEVIKPRD, via the coding sequence ATGCTAGACATTAAGTATTTACGTGCAAATTTTGAAGAAGTGAAAGAACGACTCAAATATCGCGGAGAAGATTTAACGGATTTTGAAAAATTTGAGGCCTTAGATAAAGAGCGACGGGAGTTAATTGTTCAAACCGAACAGTTAAAAATGAAACGTAATGAAGTGTCTCAGCAAATTGCGCAAATGAAACGTGAAAAGCAAGATGCTGAACATTTGATCGTTGAAATGCGTGAAGTAGGTGCAAAGATTAAAGAGTTAGATGAAAAATTACGCGATGTTGAGGAAGAATTAGAACAACTGTTATTGTCTATCCCTAATATTCCTCATGAAAGCGTTCCAGTAGGGGAGTCTGAAGACGATAACGTGGAAGTTCGTAAATGGGGAGACATCCCAACGTTTGATTTTGAACCGAAAGCGCATTGGGATCTTGCAGATGAATTAGGTATTTTAGATTTTGAACGAGCTGCTAAAGTAACTGGAAGCCGCTTTGTTTTTTACAAAGGATTAGGTGCTCGATTAGAACGGGCATTAATTAACTTTATGTTAGATTTACACATTGATGAACACGGCTATCAAGAAGTGTTACCACCGTACTTAGTAAACCGGACAAGCATGACAGGTACAGGTCAGTTACCAAAGTTTGAAGAAGATGCGTTTTTAATTGAAAAAGAGGATTATTTCTTAATTCCAACGGCTGAAGTTCCTGTGACGAACTTACATCGCGATGAAATTTTAAATGGTGATGATTTACCGATTAGCTATGCAGCGTATAGCGCATGTTTCCGTTCAGAAGCAGGTTCTGCGGGTCGAGATACACGAGGACTAATTCGCCAACATCAATTTAATAAAGTAGAGCTTGTTCGTTTCGTCAAACCAGAAGATTCTTATGATGAGCTTGAAAAACTAACAGGACATGCGGAAAAAGTGCTTCAGCTTCTTGGATTGCCGTATCGTGTAATGAGTATGTGTACAGCGGATTTAGGCTTTACTGCGGCAAAGAAATACGATATTGAAGTATGGCTTCCAAGCTATAATACGTACCGCGAAATTTCTTCTTGTAGCAATTTTGAAGCGTTCCAAGCAAGACGGGCGAACATTCGCTTCCGTCGTGAACCAAACGGTAAACCAGAGCATGTTCATACCCTAAACGGATCTGGTTTAGCAATTGGTCGTACGGTAGCTGCTATTTTAGAAAACTATCAGCAAGCTGACGGAAGTGTCGTGATTCCAGAAGTATTACGTCCTTATATGGGCGGCATTGAAGTGATTAAACCTCGAGACTAG
- the pdxT gene encoding pyridoxal 5'-phosphate synthase glutaminase subunit PdxT — protein sequence MVKIGVLGLQGAVREHVRSIEEAGAEAVVIKRKEQLDEIDGLILPGGESTTMRRLIDKYDFMDALKEFAAKGKPMFGTCAGLILLAKNIVGYDEPHLGLMDITVERNSFGRQRESFEADIPIRGIGESFTAVFIRAPHIVEVGENVEVLAKYEDRIVAARDGQFLGCSFHPELTDDQRFIKYFIQMVEEAKSKQLA from the coding sequence ATGGTGAAAATTGGTGTATTAGGACTTCAAGGTGCTGTACGCGAGCACGTTCGTTCAATTGAAGAAGCGGGAGCGGAAGCCGTTGTCATTAAACGGAAAGAGCAATTAGATGAAATAGATGGGCTCATTCTTCCAGGTGGCGAGAGTACAACAATGAGAAGACTTATTGACAAATACGACTTTATGGATGCGTTAAAAGAATTTGCGGCGAAAGGCAAACCGATGTTTGGTACGTGTGCAGGATTAATTTTACTCGCGAAAAACATTGTCGGTTACGATGAGCCTCACTTAGGATTAATGGATATTACGGTCGAACGAAATTCGTTCGGTCGTCAACGCGAAAGCTTTGAAGCGGATATACCGATTCGTGGTATCGGCGAATCATTTACGGCTGTATTTATTCGAGCTCCCCATATCGTTGAAGTAGGGGAAAACGTCGAAGTGTTAGCGAAATACGAAGATCGGATTGTAGCAGCACGCGATGGTCAATTTTTAGGGTGCTCGTTTCATCCAGAGTTAACGGATGACCAGCGTTTTATAAAGTACTTTATTCAAATGGTGGAAGAGGCAAAATCAAAACAACTAGCATAA
- the pdxS gene encoding pyridoxal 5'-phosphate synthase lyase subunit PdxS: MFEIERGIHVKTGTDRVKRGMAEMQKGGVIMDVVNAEQAKIAEEAGAVAVMALERVPADIRAAGGVARMADPRVIEEVMNAVSIPVMAKARIGHIVEARVLEAMGVDYIDESEVLTPADEEFHINKKEFTVPFVCGCRDLGEAARRIGEGASMLRTKGEPGTGNIVEAVRHMRKVNAQVRKVVSMSEDELMTEAKLLGAPYDVLLEIKRLGRLPVVNFAAGGVATPADAALMMQLGADGVFVGSGIFKSENPAKYAKAIVEATTHYEDYELIAHLSKGLGTAMKGIEISSLTPESRMQERGW; this comes from the coding sequence ATGTTTGAAATAGAAAGGGGAATTCACGTGAAAACGGGTACAGATCGAGTAAAGCGTGGGATGGCGGAAATGCAAAAAGGCGGCGTCATTATGGACGTTGTCAATGCGGAACAAGCAAAAATTGCTGAGGAAGCTGGTGCGGTAGCGGTTATGGCACTTGAACGTGTTCCAGCTGATATTCGTGCCGCTGGTGGCGTAGCGAGAATGGCGGATCCTCGTGTTATTGAAGAGGTAATGAATGCAGTAAGCATTCCTGTTATGGCGAAAGCGCGTATTGGCCATATTGTCGAAGCTCGCGTGCTAGAAGCAATGGGTGTTGACTACATCGATGAAAGTGAAGTTTTAACACCTGCTGATGAAGAGTTCCACATTAACAAAAAAGAATTTACTGTACCATTTGTGTGCGGTTGTAGAGACTTAGGAGAAGCTGCTCGCCGAATCGGTGAAGGCGCGTCCATGTTACGAACAAAAGGTGAGCCTGGTACTGGAAATATTGTAGAAGCAGTACGTCATATGCGTAAAGTGAATGCACAAGTTCGTAAAGTGGTAAGCATGAGCGAAGACGAACTAATGACAGAAGCAAAATTACTAGGTGCTCCTTACGATGTGCTTTTAGAAATTAAGCGTCTTGGTCGTCTTCCAGTCGTTAACTTTGCTGCAGGTGGTGTAGCAACTCCTGCGGATGCGGCATTAATGATGCAATTAGGAGCAGATGGCGTGTTTGTTGGTTCTGGTATTTTTAAATCCGAAAACCCAGCGAAATACGCAAAAGCTATCGTGGAAGCAACAACTCATTATGAAGATTATGAGTTAATTGCTCACCTTTCTAAAGGACTAGGGACAGCGATGAAAGGAATTGAAATTTCTTCGCTTACACCTGAATCTCGCATGCAAGAACGTGGCTGGTAA